In a genomic window of Candidatus Avedoeria danica:
- a CDS encoding class I SAM-dependent methyltransferase, which yields MTAAAGFLSVLTHAGIAHDHRAGGAESPHPATLPPHRLIVADDPAAFAHVTGATSVVVPLGAAAGAPRFAVAMAGEVPSAVLAEVAAIEARSARDRPLAPVSADVGRLLHLMCRARRARSVLDIGAGAGTATLWMAAGVRQPGGRVVAIEKDSARRSLAVAAVARAGMKDFVDIRMGDADRLLDRLPGKFDIVLLDETAEAREGHLLALFEGAFLSPRSLLFSHGGLAEPVALARTHAHLQVLPEIVATTSLGIGAGLFVAVTAPA from the coding sequence ATGACCGCCGCCGCCGGCTTCCTGTCCGTCCTGACGCACGCCGGCATCGCGCACGATCATCGGGCGGGCGGCGCCGAGTCGCCGCACCCTGCGACGCTCCCGCCCCATCGTCTGATCGTCGCCGACGACCCGGCGGCGTTCGCGCACGTCACCGGCGCCACGAGCGTCGTCGTCCCGCTCGGGGCGGCCGCCGGCGCGCCGCGGTTCGCGGTGGCGATGGCGGGCGAGGTGCCGAGCGCGGTGTTGGCCGAAGTGGCGGCGATCGAGGCGCGGAGCGCGCGCGATCGGCCGCTGGCGCCGGTCAGCGCCGATGTCGGGCGGCTGCTCCACCTCATGTGCCGCGCCCGCCGCGCCCGCAGCGTCCTCGATATCGGTGCCGGCGCCGGCACCGCCACCCTCTGGATGGCGGCCGGCGTTCGCCAGCCGGGCGGACGCGTCGTGGCGATCGAAAAGGACTCGGCGCGGCGCTCGCTGGCAGTGGCCGCCGTGGCGCGGGCCGGCATGAAGGACTTCGTCGACATCCGGATGGGCGACGCGGACCGGCTGCTCGATCGTCTCCCCGGCAAGTTCGACATCGTCCTGCTGGACGAGACCGCCGAAGCGCGCGAGGGGCATCTGCTGGCGCTGTTCGAAGGCGCGTTCCTGTCGCCCCGGTCGCTCCTCTTCTCGCACGGCGGCCTGGCCGAGCCCGTCGCCCTGGCGCGAACGCACGCCCACCTGCAGGTGCTGCCCGAGATCGTCGCCACGACGTCGCTCGGCATCGGCGCCGGGCTGTTCGTGGCGGTCACCGCCCCCGCCTGA
- a CDS encoding inorganic pyrophosphatase: protein MPTPLPFSPHRPHPWHGLPPGRDLPLHVNAYIEITPFDQIKYEVDKASGYLRVDRPQRGASYAPALYGFVPQTYCGEAVRALCPGAQRGDGDPLDICVLSERPIARSEIIVPARVVGGLQLLDHGEADDKIIAVLENDLVWGAAQDIADLPPILVERLRHYFSTYKLVPGELPVIVIQETYGRDRAAEVITASLADYRTLRGDDATP from the coding sequence ATGCCCACGCCCCTCCCCTTCTCCCCCCACCGCCCCCACCCCTGGCACGGCCTCCCCCCCGGCCGCGACCTGCCGCTCCACGTGAACGCCTACATCGAGATCACGCCGTTCGATCAGATCAAGTACGAGGTCGACAAGGCGTCGGGCTACCTGCGGGTGGACCGGCCGCAGCGCGGCGCATCGTACGCGCCGGCGCTGTACGGCTTCGTGCCGCAGACGTACTGCGGCGAGGCGGTCCGCGCCCTCTGCCCGGGCGCGCAGCGCGGCGACGGCGACCCGCTGGACATCTGCGTGCTCAGCGAGCGACCGATCGCCCGCTCCGAGATCATTGTCCCGGCGCGGGTCGTCGGCGGTTTGCAGCTGTTGGACCACGGCGAGGCGGACGACAAGATCATCGCCGTCCTCGAGAACGATCTGGTGTGGGGCGCCGCACAGGACATCGCCGACCTGCCGCCGATCCTCGTCGAGCGGCTGCGGCACTACTTCAGCACGTACAAGCTCGTGCCGGGCGAGCTGCCCGTGATCGTCATCCAGGAGACGTACGGGCGGGACCGGGCGGCGGAGGTCATCACGGCATCGCTGGCGGACTACCGGACGCTGCGCGGCGACGACGCCACGCCATAG
- a CDS encoding phosphodiester glycosidase family protein produces the protein MTPMSARLRRRADARRASARAAAALFLCAPLAACTPPADDDLRAERPAVEVEGAADVGSAPSAVDDRPTDPAAMPDAGSAAAERDDTGWREVESGIVTRVMAARDGAGTIVDRPFIVRVDPASQPFGVAYRPGSPQSLSGWQAETGAVVVVNGGYFTEENVATGLIVAGGTPSGASYGDFAGMLAVTDAGPEVRWLAERPFDPAEALTAAVQSFPILVRPDGTPAYPEDNGAAARRTVIGQDRAGRIVLIVMPLGGFSLHGLSEWLAAAHELDLRIAFNLDGGASSGMVLADGSGEPALVGVPAVILVGGR, from the coding sequence ATGACCCCCATGTCTGCTCGCCTACGTCGTCGCGCCGACGCACGCCGCGCTTCGGCGCGCGCCGCGGCGGCCCTGTTCCTCTGCGCGCCGCTGGCCGCTTGCACGCCCCCCGCCGACGACGACCTGCGCGCCGAGCGCCCCGCCGTCGAGGTGGAGGGCGCGGCCGATGTGGGCAGCGCGCCGTCCGCCGTCGATGATCGCCCGACGGACCCCGCCGCGATGCCGGACGCCGGCTCGGCAGCGGCCGAGCGGGACGACACGGGCTGGCGGGAGGTGGAGAGCGGCATCGTCACGCGCGTGATGGCGGCGCGGGATGGGGCCGGCACGATCGTCGACCGGCCGTTCATCGTCCGCGTCGATCCGGCGTCCCAGCCGTTCGGGGTCGCCTACCGGCCGGGGTCGCCGCAGTCGCTGTCCGGCTGGCAGGCCGAGACCGGGGCGGTGGTCGTCGTGAACGGCGGCTACTTCACCGAGGAGAACGTGGCCACGGGCCTGATCGTCGCGGGCGGTACCCCGAGCGGGGCGAGCTACGGCGACTTCGCCGGCATGTTGGCCGTGACGGACGCCGGGCCGGAGGTTCGCTGGCTGGCCGAACGGCCGTTCGATCCGGCCGAGGCGCTGACCGCCGCGGTCCAGTCGTTCCCGATCCTCGTCCGGCCCGACGGAACGCCGGCCTACCCCGAGGACAACGGCGCGGCGGCCCGGCGGACGGTCATCGGTCAGGACCGCGCGGGGCGCATCGTGCTGATCGTCATGCCGCTGGGCGGGTTCTCGCTGCATGGACTCTCGGAGTGGCTGGCGGCGGCGCACGAACTGGACCTTCGAATCGCGTTCAACTTGGACGGCGGGGCGTCGAGCGGAATGGTGCTGGCCGACGGGTCGGGCGAGCCGGCGCTGGTCGGCGTGCCGGCGGTGATCCTGGTGGGAGGTCGATGA
- a CDS encoding TetR family transcriptional regulator produces the protein MSRVIREVKGASRRDKAAATRLKILRAAHDEFVANGYHGATIAAVARRAGVAPQTVYFTFHTKPALISAVIDMAVMGEDDPTIPQATDWWAAMAAAPTADEALRIFVRGAGPLFARASRISEILRAAALTDDEVRRTHEHHDALQRAGYREVIDLLAAKGRLRSGLDAEGATDVLLTLLGDTTYYGLTVDRGWSHERVMGWWEGVLPGVLLAGSARR, from the coding sequence ATGAGCCGCGTGATCCGCGAGGTCAAGGGGGCGTCGCGCCGGGACAAAGCAGCGGCGACGCGCCTGAAGATCCTGCGCGCCGCCCACGACGAGTTCGTCGCGAACGGCTACCACGGCGCGACGATCGCCGCCGTCGCCCGGCGGGCCGGGGTCGCGCCGCAGACGGTGTACTTCACGTTCCACACGAAACCGGCGCTGATCAGCGCCGTGATCGACATGGCGGTCATGGGCGAGGACGACCCTACGATCCCGCAGGCGACCGACTGGTGGGCCGCGATGGCGGCCGCGCCGACGGCGGACGAGGCGCTGCGGATCTTCGTCCGCGGCGCCGGCCCGCTCTTCGCCCGCGCCAGCCGGATCTCCGAGATCCTCCGCGCCGCCGCCCTCACCGACGACGAGGTCCGGCGCACGCACGAACACCACGACGCGCTGCAACGGGCCGGCTACCGCGAGGTCATCGACCTTCTGGCCGCCAAGGGCCGGCTGCGGTCCGGGCTGGATGCGGAGGGCGCCACGGACGTGCTCCTCACGCTGCTGGGCGACACGACGTACTACGGCTTGACGGTGGATCGCGGGTGGAGCCACGAGCGGGTGATGGGGTGGTGGGAGGGGGTGTTGCCGGGGGTGTTGTTGGCGGGGAGTGCTCGACGATAG
- a CDS encoding GNAT family N-acetyltransferase — protein MPHATSSAVRITDAAAADLPAILALNASNVPHVGPIDAPKLARLHGEAFVLRVARVVGDARDDRDDRVDRNDRVDRNDRVDRVVRAGGAGGPIAGFVLAMVETAEYESLNFRWFVARYPRFVYVDRIAVAEGYRGLGIGRRLYADVEALAVHAGRGAGGPVTCEVNIAPPNPGSMAFHERLGFVGVGERWDEGGGTGVRMMVKAVR, from the coding sequence ATGCCGCATGCGACATCGTCGGCGGTTCGCATCACAGACGCCGCCGCCGCCGACCTGCCGGCGATCCTCGCCCTCAACGCGTCCAACGTCCCCCACGTCGGCCCGATCGACGCGCCGAAGCTCGCGCGCCTGCACGGCGAGGCGTTCGTGCTGCGGGTGGCCCGGGTCGTTGGGGACGCTCGCGACGATCGCGATGATCGTGTCGATCGCAACGATCGTGTCGATCGCAACGATCGTGTCGATCGCGTCGTTCGTGCCGGCGGCGCGGGCGGGCCGATCGCCGGCTTCGTTCTGGCGATGGTGGAGACGGCCGAGTACGAGAGCCTGAACTTCCGCTGGTTTGTGGCGCGCTACCCGCGGTTCGTCTATGTCGACCGGATCGCCGTGGCCGAGGGGTATCGCGGGCTCGGGATCGGACGGCGGTTGTACGCGGACGTCGAGGCGCTGGCGGTGCACGCGGGGCGCGGGGCGGGGGGGCCGGTGACGTGTGAGGTGAACATCGCGCCGCCGAACCCGGGGTCGATGGCGTTTCACGAGCGGCTGGGGTTCGTGGGCGTCGGGGAGCGGTGGGACGAGGGTGGGGGGACGGGGGTGCGGATGATGGTGAAGGCGGTGCGGTAG
- a CDS encoding carbamate kinase yields the protein MTTALEAPSLGAGSAVVAIGGNALERAAGDDAWQLARATADRLADLVAEGARLVITHGNGPQVGRALRRASMAEAEIEPLPMATAVAQTQGEIGFQLVRSMADALAARGIDRPVAAIITQVLVDADDPAFAAPDKPIGEWMSEERSRRMARRRGWQFIHDPARGWRRIVASPEPRAILELPLIRALVDGGAVVVAAGGGGVPVVRGADGRLDGVPAVIDKDLTSALLATGLGAARLFIVTGVAKVALDYGTPGERTLDRLTAGEAAAYLAAGQFPPGSMGPKIEAAVAFVGRGGGATATITDIEHIAGAWRGQDGTHVVG from the coding sequence ATGACGACCGCGCTCGAGGCTCCCTCCCTGGGCGCCGGGAGCGCGGTCGTCGCGATCGGCGGCAACGCGCTCGAGCGGGCGGCGGGCGACGACGCATGGCAGCTGGCGCGCGCCACCGCCGATCGTTTGGCGGACCTCGTGGCCGAGGGCGCTCGGCTGGTCATCACGCACGGCAACGGTCCGCAGGTCGGCCGGGCGCTCCGGCGGGCGAGCATGGCGGAGGCCGAGATCGAGCCGCTGCCGATGGCGACCGCGGTGGCGCAGACGCAGGGCGAGATCGGCTTCCAGCTCGTGCGCAGCATGGCGGACGCCCTCGCGGCGCGCGGGATCGATCGTCCGGTCGCGGCGATCATCACCCAGGTGCTCGTCGATGCGGACGATCCGGCGTTTGCGGCCCCCGACAAGCCGATCGGCGAGTGGATGAGCGAGGAACGGTCGCGGCGGATGGCGCGGCGGCGGGGCTGGCAGTTCATCCACGACCCGGCGCGCGGCTGGCGGCGCATCGTCGCCTCGCCCGAACCGCGGGCGATCCTCGAGCTGCCGTTGATCCGCGCGCTCGTCGACGGCGGCGCGGTCGTCGTGGCGGCCGGCGGCGGCGGCGTGCCGGTGGTCCGCGGGGCGGACGGGCGGCTCGACGGCGTGCCGGCGGTGATCGACAAGGACCTGACGTCGGCGCTGTTGGCGACAGGGCTCGGCGCGGCGCGGCTGTTCATCGTGACGGGCGTGGCCAAGGTGGCGCTGGACTACGGCACGCCGGGCGAGCGGACGCTCGATCGGCTCACGGCGGGCGAGGCGGCGGCGTATCTGGCGGCGGGCCAGTTCCCGCCGGGGTCGATGGGGCCGAAGATCGAGGCGGCCGTCGCGTTCGTCGGCCGCGGCGGGGGGGCGACGGCGACGATCACGGACATCGAGCATATCGCGGGGGCGTGGCGGGGGCAGGACGGGACGCATGTGGTGGGGTGA
- a CDS encoding inositol monophosphatase yields the protein MSATPSELRLAAEAIARQAGAIVRTFYEQGFAIDHKGDVGNVVTDADRASEVHIVAALRARFPAHAIVAEEGGGVQGGNGRDGGDGGGEDGPTITWLVDPLDGTNNFAHGFPVFAVTLAAVVAGQVLAGATYDPLRDEMYSAHRGGGATLNGRPLAVSGTRQLAAALVGTGFAYDKSTTVDNNLAEVVTLVPLVRGLRRAGACALDLAWVAAGRLDAFWERGPQAWDMAAGVLLVTEAGGRVTGHHGEPLDLDGGRIVATNAHLHPVVLERLAEARTLIGRLPQPATAVAV from the coding sequence GTGAGCGCAACACCCTCTGAGTTGCGCCTGGCGGCCGAGGCGATCGCCCGGCAGGCGGGCGCGATCGTCCGGACGTTCTACGAGCAGGGCTTCGCGATCGACCACAAGGGCGATGTCGGCAACGTCGTGACGGACGCGGATCGGGCCAGCGAAGTGCACATCGTGGCGGCGCTTCGGGCGCGCTTTCCGGCGCACGCGATCGTGGCCGAGGAAGGCGGCGGCGTCCAGGGCGGGAATGGTCGGGACGGCGGCGACGGTGGGGGGGAGGACGGACCGACGATCACGTGGCTCGTCGACCCGTTGGACGGCACGAACAACTTTGCCCATGGCTTCCCGGTCTTCGCCGTGACGCTCGCGGCGGTCGTCGCCGGCCAAGTGCTGGCCGGCGCGACGTACGATCCGCTGCGCGACGAGATGTACAGTGCCCACCGCGGCGGCGGCGCCACGCTGAACGGGCGCCCGCTGGCGGTGTCCGGCACGCGCCAACTTGCCGCGGCGCTCGTCGGTACGGGCTTCGCGTACGACAAGTCGACGACCGTCGACAACAACCTGGCCGAGGTCGTCACGCTGGTGCCGCTCGTACGCGGCTTGCGTCGCGCCGGCGCGTGCGCGCTCGACTTGGCGTGGGTGGCGGCCGGGCGGCTGGACGCGTTCTGGGAGCGCGGCCCGCAGGCCTGGGACATGGCGGCCGGGGTACTGCTCGTGACCGAGGCCGGTGGGCGCGTGACCGGCCACCACGGGGAGCCGCTCGACCTCGACGGCGGCCGCATCGTGGCCACGAACGCGCACCTCCATCCGGTCGTCCTCGAGCGACTGGCCGAGGCGCGCACCCTGATCGGACGCCTGCCGCAGCCGGCAACGGCCGTGGCCGTATGA
- a CDS encoding carboxypeptidase regulatory-like domain-containing protein: MFRTDDRRASGVGLVVLAALLGVVAAAQGALRTTAAPLAQGATCEWQRLSRGDEISNHVLVPVPGRGVLTYGGIRNDRGNGEVKDDVALLDLSITSPDGLWETVTASGASPGKRGEHMAVTRRAESGAQVVTYGGIDSLSGGGTFTWRSPLTAGGRPDGRLETLAPQGVVKNGAVLTLNGSMGTWVALPTDVGPLTDASAVYWPEGDAMVLFGGRTGTETRTSIKMLNVLHLGASPMTWTSTDLPGSPIARFGHSAVYDAAGKRMIVFGGTTDYKTGRNDVWSLDLSSDWNGAKWQSVTPTGRVPGRRFDHAAVYLPALRWMVIYGGSRNGSDALDDMAVLDLSVDPPAWKPVTPTGTAPLGLAYLAGAASDTEAGDMAVFYGGESNGSSKREAWGLLCTGGAPVATATPTTGATAAPTRTATLTGTPEPAQTDTPEPGATNTPDGTPVPADLTVTGRVTIAADGSPVPGATVAVGLSVPRQPFSAVTGADGRYSLLVPAQYVPMIDRISVSAVGYSPQSFAVTAAQLAAQPVRDFALAILVTPTDAPPPVGGKIYLPSSFRGVPAR, translated from the coding sequence ATGTTCCGCACCGACGATCGTCGCGCATCGGGCGTCGGACTGGTCGTGTTGGCAGCGCTCCTCGGCGTCGTCGCCGCGGCGCAGGGCGCCCTTCGGACGACGGCCGCACCACTGGCGCAGGGCGCCACGTGCGAATGGCAGCGCCTCTCGCGGGGCGACGAGATCAGCAACCACGTCCTCGTCCCGGTGCCCGGCCGCGGCGTCCTCACCTACGGCGGGATCCGCAACGACCGCGGCAACGGCGAGGTCAAGGACGACGTCGCGCTGCTCGACCTCTCGATCACCAGCCCCGACGGCTTGTGGGAGACCGTGACGGCTTCGGGCGCATCGCCGGGCAAGCGGGGCGAGCACATGGCCGTCACCCGCCGCGCGGAGAGCGGGGCCCAGGTCGTCACGTACGGCGGGATCGACAGCCTCTCGGGCGGCGGCACGTTCACGTGGCGCTCACCGCTCACCGCCGGCGGCCGCCCGGACGGGCGGCTGGAGACGCTCGCGCCGCAGGGCGTCGTGAAGAACGGCGCGGTGCTCACGCTCAACGGGAGCATGGGCACGTGGGTCGCGCTGCCAACGGACGTCGGTCCGCTGACGGACGCTTCGGCGGTCTACTGGCCGGAAGGCGATGCGATGGTCCTGTTCGGCGGCCGGACCGGCACCGAGACGCGCACTTCCATCAAGATGCTGAACGTGCTGCACCTCGGCGCGTCGCCCATGACATGGACGAGCACCGACCTGCCCGGCTCGCCGATCGCTCGCTTCGGGCACTCGGCCGTCTACGACGCGGCCGGCAAGCGGATGATCGTCTTCGGCGGCACGACGGACTACAAGACCGGCCGCAACGACGTCTGGTCGCTCGACCTCTCGTCCGACTGGAACGGCGCCAAGTGGCAGTCCGTCACGCCCACCGGCCGCGTGCCGGGCCGCCGCTTCGACCACGCCGCCGTCTACCTGCCCGCCCTGCGCTGGATGGTGATCTACGGCGGTTCGCGCAACGGCAGCGACGCCCTCGACGACATGGCCGTGCTCGATCTCTCCGTCGATCCGCCGGCGTGGAAGCCGGTCACCCCGACCGGCACGGCACCGCTCGGCCTCGCCTACCTGGCCGGCGCCGCGAGCGACACCGAGGCCGGCGACATGGCCGTGTTCTACGGCGGCGAGTCCAACGGCTCGTCCAAGCGCGAGGCTTGGGGGCTGCTCTGCACGGGCGGCGCGCCCGTCGCGACGGCCACCCCGACGACCGGTGCGACCGCCGCCCCGACCCGCACGGCGACCTTGACGGGCACGCCCGAACCGGCGCAGACGGACACGCCTGAGCCGGGGGCGACGAATACACCCGACGGGACACCCGTGCCCGCCGACCTGACCGTCACGGGCCGCGTCACGATCGCCGCCGACGGCAGCCCGGTGCCGGGTGCGACGGTGGCCGTCGGCCTGTCCGTGCCGCGCCAGCCGTTCTCGGCCGTCACCGGCGCCGACGGGCGCTACAGCCTCCTCGTGCCGGCGCAGTACGTGCCGATGATCGATCGGATCTCGGTCTCGGCCGTCGGCTACTCGCCGCAATCGTTCGCCGTGACCGCCGCCCAGCTGGCCGCACAGCCCGTCCGGGACTTCGCCCTCGCAATCCTTGTGACCCCGACGGACGCGCCGCCGCCGGTGGGCGGCAAGATCTACCTGCCGTCGTCGTTCAGGGGCGTTCCGGCGCGCTGA
- a CDS encoding O-antigen ligase family protein, with protein sequence MSRARAVVESIALSAVLVLPWYVAVFTERVFEAEKMAALRALALPAAAVCVAYGASPDRRARLAALWRTMPAAARCLAAAAALFWLAEGVTTLTSRAPHVSVLGSYDRGFGWLSTTALAVVAAGAAGIAARPGGAERLAAFIGASILPPALYGIGQRFGADPLPWFGDVVTRVSGSAGASVMLGAHIALALPFAVWATATAYRAAAVDQARRTVRTADRPSIRTAAQRRLAAWLLVDAAAVVALVLSGSRGPALAVAGAVGITVLVAAARAGRSRLAVGVVALAIVALAAIGALNRWPAAFGPIAQLPLVDRLAFALDPDRSTTRVRLRLWEGSVAAIGDLEARALVGTGPETMPLMWAAHYPSILAYDEPRGWVPDRAHNLWLDRILTTGALGALALLALIVAALVAALDGLGLIAGRRGAAAAVATWLAAAVGATVVARVADDGWRLAAPAFGLGLVAGLAIWLAFAAIRRPHLIDPSHTLPTSPTSPTSPRVGGGAPLGLPIAALATLTAFVIETQVGFVVTPTAIVLWLTLGALIGAALGGGQAEREEDAPTFGDGMFAAALVAVTGLFDFGRSGLVGSGALGALVLVVGASAGVGVAIGGGQPVDRRFVRGDAVRVGVVIGAAAVAHWLALRLGTNGPSDAVPAAAATVGVWAAAIGVLIALRAGARVDVRRHMARAAAVVLAVAATTALVLSTTVADAAYKEGRAAWEAGVPAWRARGDVGRAEALLDGAVERYRLAARLSPFEPRYRLALGMAEDVRGDLLTEVLTGELERTGRADATDEYADVNGGGAGDKVADLADLAERRDAAFDRAMAAFATAQRLSPGDPVAVLAKARGLRVWGDLTRERTRRAVRLASARAAYAAVRSLAPNWPEVLSEAAAVELLDGDVKAARTLAERALALDGFYYQGWKTVAQARLADADPAGAADAWARYFDDPRNAGDVAALRARAAAQLQAGDAAGALDTAQAVVRLAPDDARAWADLAVLRDRTGDRRGAVEAAERAAGLSPADAGIRRLLDGLSAPERP encoded by the coding sequence TTGTCCCGCGCGCGCGCCGTCGTCGAGTCGATCGCCTTGTCCGCCGTGCTCGTGCTGCCGTGGTACGTGGCGGTCTTCACCGAGCGCGTGTTCGAAGCTGAGAAGATGGCGGCGCTGCGGGCGCTCGCCCTGCCGGCGGCCGCTGTTTGTGTCGCTTACGGCGCGTCGCCCGACCGGCGGGCGCGGCTCGCTGCGCTCTGGCGCACGATGCCCGCGGCGGCGCGGTGCCTGGCGGCGGCCGCGGCCCTGTTCTGGCTGGCGGAGGGGGTGACGACGCTCACGTCGCGCGCACCGCACGTCAGCGTGCTCGGGAGCTACGACCGCGGCTTCGGCTGGCTGTCGACGACGGCGCTCGCCGTGGTGGCCGCCGGTGCGGCCGGCATCGCGGCGCGGCCGGGCGGCGCGGAGCGGCTGGCTGCGTTCATCGGCGCCTCGATCCTGCCGCCGGCTCTGTACGGCATCGGCCAGCGCTTCGGCGCCGACCCGCTGCCGTGGTTCGGCGACGTCGTGACGCGCGTTTCGGGCTCCGCCGGCGCCAGCGTCATGCTTGGGGCGCATATCGCCCTGGCGCTGCCGTTCGCGGTTTGGGCGACGGCGACGGCGTACCGGGCGGCGGCCGTCGACCAGGCGCGGCGAACGGTTCGCACCGCGGATCGCCCCTCGATTCGCACCGCGGCCCAGCGCCGGCTGGCCGCTTGGCTGCTCGTCGACGCGGCGGCCGTCGTCGCGCTCGTCCTCTCGGGCAGCCGCGGTCCTGCCCTGGCGGTCGCGGGCGCCGTCGGCATCACGGTCCTCGTCGCGGCGGCCCGCGCCGGGCGCAGTCGCCTGGCCGTTGGCGTCGTCGCGCTCGCGATCGTCGCCCTTGCCGCCATCGGCGCGCTGAACCGCTGGCCGGCCGCGTTCGGCCCGATCGCCCAGCTGCCGCTCGTCGACCGGCTGGCGTTCGCCCTCGACCCGGACAGGAGCACGACGCGCGTTCGGCTCCGGCTGTGGGAGGGCTCGGTTGCGGCGATCGGCGATCTGGAAGCGCGAGCGCTCGTCGGCACCGGCCCGGAGACGATGCCGCTCATGTGGGCGGCCCACTACCCGAGCATCCTGGCGTACGACGAGCCGCGCGGCTGGGTTCCCGACCGCGCCCACAACCTCTGGCTGGACCGCATCCTCACGACAGGCGCCCTCGGCGCGCTGGCGCTGCTGGCGCTGATCGTCGCCGCCCTCGTCGCCGCCCTCGACGGCCTCGGCCTCATCGCCGGCCGGCGCGGCGCGGCGGCGGCGGTCGCGACGTGGCTCGCGGCGGCGGTGGGCGCCACGGTCGTCGCGCGCGTCGCTGACGATGGCTGGCGGCTCGCCGCGCCGGCGTTCGGGCTCGGGCTCGTCGCCGGGCTGGCGATTTGGCTCGCGTTTGCGGCGATCCGACGCCCGCACTTGATCGACCCGTCACACACCCTCCCCACCTCTCCCACCTCCCCCACCTCCCCCAGAGTTGGGGGCGGGGCCCCCCTCGGCCTACCCATCGCCGCCCTCGCGACGCTGACCGCTTTCGTCATCGAGACGCAGGTTGGGTTCGTCGTGACGCCGACCGCGATCGTGCTCTGGCTGACGCTGGGGGCGCTGATTGGCGCGGCGTTGGGTGGGGGGCAGGCGGAACGGGAGGAAGACGCGCCAACGTTCGGCGACGGTATGTTTGCCGCGGCGCTGGTCGCCGTCACCGGCCTGTTCGACTTCGGCCGCAGCGGCCTCGTCGGGTCGGGCGCGTTGGGCGCGCTCGTGCTCGTCGTCGGGGCCAGCGCCGGCGTCGGCGTGGCGATCGGCGGTGGGCAGCCGGTGGATCGTCGATTCGTGCGCGGGGACGCGGTGCGCGTCGGCGTCGTGATCGGCGCCGCGGCGGTCGCGCACTGGCTGGCGCTGCGGCTCGGCACGAACGGGCCGTCCGATGCGGTGCCGGCCGCGGCGGCGACGGTGGGCGTCTGGGCGGCGGCGATCGGCGTGCTGATCGCGCTGCGGGCGGGCGCACGCGTCGACGTTCGGCGGCACATGGCGCGCGCGGCCGCCGTCGTCCTTGCCGTCGCGGCGACGACCGCCCTCGTCCTGTCGACGACGGTGGCGGATGCGGCGTACAAGGAAGGGCGTGCGGCGTGGGAGGCGGGCGTGCCGGCGTGGCGCGCGCGAGGGGACGTCGGGCGGGCGGAGGCGCTGCTGGATGGGGCCGTGGAACGCTACCGGCTGGCGGCACGGCTGTCGCCCTTCGAGCCGCGCTATCGGCTGGCGCTCGGGATGGCGGAGGACGTGCGGGGGGATCTGCTGACCGAGGTGTTGACGGGCGAGCTCGAGCGGACGGGTCGGGCGGATGCGACGGACGAATACGCCGATGTGAATGGAGGCGGTGCCGGCGACAAGGTCGCGGACCTCGCCGACCTCGCGGAGCGCCGCGATGCGGCGTTCGACCGCGCCATGGCCGCCTTCGCGACGGCCCAACGGCTGTCGCCCGGCGACCCGGTCGCCGTGCTCGCGAAGGCCCGCGGCCTGCGCGTGTGGGGCGACCTGACGCGCGAACGGACGCGCCGCGCCGTACGACTGGCGTCGGCGCGGGCGGCGTACGCGGCGGTGCGGTCGCTGGCTCCGAACTGGCCGGAGGTGCTGAGCGAAGCGGCGGCGGTCGAGCTCCTGGACGGCGACGTCAAGGCGGCCCGCACGCTGGCCGAGCGGGCGCTGGCGCTGGACGGCTTCTACTACCAGGGCTGGAAGACGGTCGCCCAGGCCCGGTTGGCCGACGCGGACCCGGCCGGTGCGGCCGACGCATGGGCGCGCTACTTCGACGACCCGCGCAACGCCGGCGACGTGGCCGCGCTGCGCGCGCGCGCGGCGGCGCAGCTGCAGGCGGGCGACGCGGCCGGCGCGCTCGACACCGCGCAGGCCGTCGTGCGGCTGGCGCCCGACGACGCGCGGGCGTGGGCCGACCTGGCCGTGCTGCGCGACCGCACGGGCGACCGGCGCGGGGCGGTCGAGGCGGCGGAGCGAGCGGCGGGGCTCAGCCCGGCGGATGCCGGGATTCGGCGGTTGTTGGACGGCCTCAGCGCGCCGGAACGCCCCTGA